A stretch of the Helicoverpa zea isolate HzStark_Cry1AcR chromosome 15, ilHelZeax1.1, whole genome shotgun sequence genome encodes the following:
- the LOC124636825 gene encoding putative nuclease HARBI1, giving the protein MSRAFLLAFADEERKRSLSRIQKRRLRDCNNSLDLPEKEFMANFRVNKSGFQQVLAELRPFLQRAQRNTAVAIELKILAVLNFYANGSYQRSSSFICNMSQPTFSRCLHEVTDALNVRDVLLKYIKFPSTQQERESTMRVFMEKFGFPGVIGCIDGTHVAIIRPTDHEEAFFNRKHYHSLNVLLICDANLQILHVDASYGGASHDSFVWNQCCIKSHLEGLERSGEHCWLLGDSGYAQRPWMMTPILEAAVGSPEEHYTTLHCKVRNTVERCIGVLKNRWRCLLAHRVLHYDPVTVAKIVNACVVLHNIANIHNVPLPEPESEESDYLEQSQISQQIRAAANLDNSRTRDILVQRLWNTRTNL; this is encoded by the exons atgtcgcgtgcatttttgctggcatttgcGGACGAAGAGAGAAAACGAAGTTTgtccagaatccagaaacgtcgaCTGCGGGATTGCAACAATTCTCTGGATTTACCggagaaggaattcatggcaaatttccgtgTCAACAAATCAGGGTTTCAGCAAGTTTTGGCAGAGTTACGTCCAtttctgcaacgtgctcaacgaaacactgctgttgcaattgagctaaaa ATATTGGCAGTCCTAAACTTTTATGCAAATGGATCATACCAACGAAGCTCCTCATTCATTTGCAACATGTCTCAACCTACATTTAGTAGGTGCCTACatgaggtaaccgatgctctcaatgtacGGGACGTGCTACTCAAGTACATAAAGTTTCCTTCCACTCAACAAGAACGGGAATCCACCATGAGAGT gTTTATGGAAAAATTTGGATTCCCAGGAGTTATTGGGTGCATTGATGGAACCCATGTTGCTATAATAAGGCCCACTGACCATGAAgaagctttttttaatagaaaacattATCATTCATTAAATGTTTTGCTG ATTTGTGATGCGAATTTGCAAATACTGCATGTTGATGCATCCTATGGAGGTGCATCACATGATTCATTTGTGTGGAACCAATGCTGCATTAAATCTCACCTAGAAGGATTGGAAAGATCTGGGGAGCATTGTTGgctattag GTGATTCTGGATATGCACAACGCCCTTGGATGATGACACCTATATTAGAGGCTGCTGTCGGTTCACCAGAGGAACATTACACCACACTGCATTGCAAAGTTCGCAATACCGTTGAGCGTTGCATAGGTGTATTAAAGAATCGTTGGCGCTGTTTATTAGCACATAGGGTTCTTCACTATGACCCAGTGACTGTGGCTAAAATTGTGAATGCATGTGTTGTACTACACAATATAGCAAACATACACAATGTTCCTCTGCCGGAGCCTGAGAGTGAAGAGTCTGACTATTTGGAACAGAGCCAAATCTCCCAACAGATTAGAGCTGCAGCAAATCTAGATAATTCAAGGACCAGAGATATTCTAGTCCAAAGATTATGGAATACCAGGACTAATTTATAA